From Clostridia bacterium, a single genomic window includes:
- a CDS encoding MoaD/ThiS family protein gives MKTGKKILAVLLVFCFVLTAVPAFAADYAHTLTNKVYNDLWGRWDATASIQDLTVTVEIQSSGAPLTFEDATIQNMLKSDELTKAGCSITIPEYTLGEGENVYTMPARKAEIKTNYGLWITYLLPTNGEVATAMVEESKTNAELQALLTMDETTGAASLQTAGNVYGNNLVAFLKYKTNGAPLKATVKATLHASGTFQANGDFPLTSFFIADEKINTFVGGETPVTGAYVISNGASAGLYASTLQDSNLDGPYTVFTAPADGIYDVFVAKRDTSASANASSSYQRLIVLDVAGKTLTFGNSNVSTTMGYQWQNENNNTPVTLTKGQQVPIRILSETGSYAGANGVAFCPRSDAETPVTIQYNASPLEPAGVTIETSVPAAETATVTVDGAELAVTAGAAEAYYPNVRKSDANGNYINKPTLLDALVAADKQEDIGIDAHPLLSSGALVTNSMDTMALSPTTNEAFGLGLTGGAGTAYASIFSGSEVFLLSSGTKVNLTIKVPEDGTYYMIANGGCWGAERYMTAKVDNVSYNDGTDDKFVFGGLGVNAHYDVQSANGLELTAGYHTLNVGIGGGAVRLSHVALVKAASQEEAAAIQASITTKADFNAYFNKTDRVGFNGSTIDGVNVAVNGETITEDWDRYILSDGDEILLGVFDPISVGGKVYAYTSNITWDTNRQLTDETFNNSNFAVILSSYGNMPADVNVKDSMRGMHLTGYVILSSDDAATSGDDTKVANFINYEIQGNAISEGRLVLAIKQKDANFSNTTFDGAVYKNLAGSFVNNAKYDASQLYITDARFGDTTIKAEYADGNVVISSKKAQPIFVVVKNADGSKASAANYALTINPVEVAVEAGQTVYVWGGTPYMTSGTTALPLCAPITVPVTE, from the coding sequence ATGAAAACAGGCAAAAAGATTTTAGCAGTATTGCTTGTCTTTTGTTTTGTACTTACGGCTGTCCCTGCATTTGCGGCAGACTATGCCCACACCTTAACCAATAAGGTTTATAATGACCTTTGGGGACGTTGGGATGCAACTGCTTCCATTCAGGACTTAACCGTAACCGTTGAAATTCAATCCAGTGGTGCACCTTTAACCTTTGAAGATGCTACAATTCAGAATATGTTGAAAAGCGACGAGCTTACCAAGGCAGGTTGCTCCATCACAATTCCCGAATATACTTTGGGCGAAGGTGAAAATGTATACACCATGCCTGCAAGAAAAGCGGAAATCAAAACAAACTACGGTCTCTGGATTACCTATTTGCTTCCCACAAACGGCGAAGTAGCAACCGCAATGGTTGAAGAATCTAAAACCAATGCCGAATTGCAGGCACTTTTAACCATGGACGAAACAACCGGGGCGGCATCACTCCAAACGGCTGGAAACGTTTACGGTAATAACCTGGTTGCGTTTTTGAAGTATAAGACAAACGGTGCTCCGCTTAAAGCAACTGTAAAAGCAACCCTGCATGCAAGCGGCACGTTCCAGGCGAACGGCGATTTTCCGCTGACCTCATTCTTTATCGCTGACGAAAAAATCAACACCTTTGTGGGTGGTGAAACACCTGTAACAGGTGCATATGTCATCTCCAACGGGGCGTCAGCGGGGCTTTATGCTTCCACTTTGCAGGATAGTAATCTCGACGGTCCGTACACCGTATTTACTGCTCCGGCAGACGGCATTTATGATGTGTTTGTTGCAAAAAGAGATACCTCTGCTTCGGCAAATGCAAGCAGCTCTTATCAGCGCTTAATTGTATTGGATGTTGCAGGCAAAACCTTAACCTTTGGCAACAGCAATGTAAGTACTACTATGGGTTATCAGTGGCAGAACGAAAACAACAACACCCCTGTTACCTTAACAAAGGGTCAGCAGGTTCCGATTCGTATCTTGTCTGAAACCGGTTCCTATGCAGGTGCAAACGGTGTGGCATTCTGCCCCCGTTCGGATGCGGAAACACCCGTTACCATTCAGTATAATGCAAGTCCTCTGGAGCCGGCAGGTGTAACCATTGAAACTTCTGTTCCTGCGGCAGAAACTGCAACCGTAACAGTTGACGGCGCAGAATTAGCTGTAACCGCAGGTGCGGCAGAAGCCTATTATCCGAATGTTCGTAAATCCGATGCAAACGGCAATTACATCAACAAGCCTACCTTGCTTGACGCACTTGTTGCAGCTGACAAGCAGGAAGATATCGGAATTGATGCGCATCCGTTGCTCTCCAGCGGTGCTTTGGTTACAAACAGCATGGATACCATGGCACTTTCGCCCACAACCAACGAAGCCTTTGGTTTAGGTTTAACAGGCGGTGCAGGTACTGCGTATGCAAGCATTTTTAGTGGCAGTGAAGTATTTCTTCTCAGTTCCGGTACAAAAGTAAACCTTACAATTAAGGTTCCCGAAGATGGCACCTACTATATGATTGCCAACGGCGGTTGCTGGGGTGCAGAACGTTATATGACTGCTAAAGTTGACAATGTATCTTATAATGACGGCACAGACGACAAATTTGTATTCGGTGGTTTAGGTGTAAACGCACACTATGATGTGCAGTCTGCAAACGGTTTAGAATTGACCGCAGGCTATCACACTCTCAATGTAGGTATCGGCGGCGGTGCTGTTCGTCTGAGCCATGTTGCATTGGTTAAGGCAGCTTCTCAGGAAGAAGCGGCAGCAATTCAGGCTTCCATTACCACCAAAGCTGATTTTAATGCATACTTTAACAAAACCGACCGTGTTGGTTTTAATGGCAGCACCATTGACGGTGTAAATGTTGCGGTAAATGGTGAAACCATTACCGAAGATTGGGATCGTTATATCCTTTCCGACGGTGATGAAATTCTGCTTGGTGTGTTCGATCCCATTTCTGTTGGCGGTAAGGTATATGCATATACCTCCAACATTACCTGGGACACCAACAGACAGCTGACAGACGAAACCTTTAATAATTCCAACTTTGCAGTTATTCTTTCCAGCTATGGCAATATGCCGGCGGATGTAAACGTAAAGGACAGCATGCGTGGCATGCACTTAACCGGTTACGTTATCCTGTCTTCGGATGATGCAGCTACCTCGGGTGATGATACCAAGGTTGCAAACTTCATCAACTATGAAATTCAGGGTAACGCAATTTCGGAAGGCAGACTGGTTCTTGCAATCAAGCAGAAGGATGCAAACTTCAGCAACACAACCTTTGACGGCGCGGTTTACAAGAATCTTGCAGGTAGCTTTGTAAACAATGCTAAGTATGATGCTTCGCAGTTGTATATTACAGACGCGAGATTTGGAGATACAACCATTAAGGCAGAATATGCAGACGGTAACGTTGTGATTTCTTCCAAGAAAGCACAGCCGATCTTCGTAGTTGTTAAGAATGCAGACGGCTCTAAAGCATCTGCTGCTAACTATGCATTGACCATTAATCCCGTTGAAGTTGCGGTAGAAGCAGGTCAGACTGTTTATGTATGGGGCGGTACACCTTACATGACAAGCGGTACAACCGCATTGCCCTTGTGTGCACCTATAACTGTACCCGTAACTGAATAA